The following coding sequences are from one Gimesia chilikensis window:
- a CDS encoding dienelactone hydrolase family protein produces the protein MNRLNLPAFLVLALQVSLMLNLSPLELHAEDAPPWAVLKAAPDQSPLPGTKQLTDQGDLSAKLIEGIDRFLLKQIALAAESRAETWQRDLSSPVAYEKSIAPQKQELIRILGLSDPLVSGRFAYLETAPQKIANDFAIYEVTWPVLDDLQGAGLLLVPTGKIHGDIIAVPEADQTPEDLIFSKQPGGSYAQQLARSGFRVLIPTLINRELNQWNLSQREWLHRAAFELGRTLAGYEVQKIQAGVKLLKQTSEDSSRSLGILGWGEGGRLALYAAALDSEINVAAVCGYFGPRENLWQEPADRNVFGLLNSLGDAEIASLVAPRSLIIENGTCPEYGYRTTAEGNLEVIDDHYPKMKGKPAKLLVPSKLEVQDEFARARQFVADLKTETPCLTLIEANEAIGDKTLQALISSLDDDATLSTEVKPVELKTRSHSAQRHDRQLAEIERHNQRLLQLAYESRIEFMKNLKTGSLEEFNKTVEPYRDIFKKDVVGEFALKLLPANARTRKYQEGPKTVSYQVEMDVFPDVTAYGILTLPKDLKLDGSEKRPVVVTQHGLEGRPRHTVGEEKYRAYKSFSTHLAERGFITFAPQNPYILFDRFRTLQFKAQSIGRTLFSIAVPQHQQITDWLRAQPFVDGSRIGFYGISYGGKSAMRIPPLVDNYALSICSADFGEWVWKNAATDQRSLRYSYVNKGEYEIFEWNLGRTFNYAEMAALICPRPFMVERGHFDGVEPDDRVAQEYAKVRFLYQAQLGIGDRTTIEWIKGPHAIHEQGAYDFLHQHLDWPVPGKSE, from the coding sequence ATGAATCGACTGAACCTGCCCGCTTTCCTGGTACTGGCCCTGCAGGTCAGTCTGATGTTGAATCTAAGCCCGTTGGAGCTACATGCGGAGGATGCACCACCGTGGGCAGTTCTGAAAGCGGCTCCCGATCAAAGCCCTTTGCCAGGCACGAAGCAGTTAACTGATCAGGGGGATCTGAGCGCCAAGCTGATAGAAGGCATCGATCGGTTCCTGTTAAAACAGATCGCTTTGGCGGCGGAGAGTCGAGCCGAGACCTGGCAACGCGATTTAAGTTCACCTGTTGCATATGAAAAGTCCATCGCCCCTCAGAAACAGGAGCTGATAAGAATCCTGGGGCTGTCAGATCCGCTGGTTTCAGGTCGTTTTGCTTATCTGGAGACTGCTCCTCAAAAAATCGCAAATGACTTTGCTATTTATGAAGTGACCTGGCCCGTTCTCGATGATCTGCAGGGAGCCGGGTTACTGCTGGTTCCCACTGGAAAGATCCACGGAGACATTATCGCAGTGCCTGAGGCGGACCAGACACCGGAAGACCTGATCTTCTCAAAACAGCCCGGAGGCAGCTATGCTCAGCAGTTGGCACGCTCCGGATTTCGCGTGCTGATTCCGACTTTGATCAATCGTGAACTCAACCAATGGAATCTGAGTCAGCGGGAATGGCTTCATCGGGCTGCGTTCGAACTGGGACGAACCCTGGCAGGTTATGAAGTTCAGAAAATCCAGGCAGGCGTAAAGCTGCTCAAGCAGACCAGCGAGGACTCATCTCGTTCTCTAGGTATCCTCGGCTGGGGAGAAGGGGGGCGACTAGCTCTCTACGCGGCTGCGTTGGACTCCGAAATTAATGTCGCTGCCGTCTGTGGTTATTTTGGCCCCCGGGAAAATCTCTGGCAGGAACCAGCGGACCGCAATGTATTTGGCTTACTCAATTCTCTGGGCGATGCAGAGATTGCCAGTCTGGTGGCACCTCGCTCATTGATTATCGAGAATGGAACCTGTCCAGAATACGGTTATCGCACGACCGCAGAGGGGAATCTGGAGGTCATTGACGATCACTATCCCAAAATGAAGGGAAAACCAGCAAAACTACTCGTCCCCAGTAAACTAGAGGTCCAGGATGAATTCGCACGTGCCCGTCAGTTTGTGGCTGATTTGAAGACTGAAACTCCCTGTCTCACATTGATTGAAGCGAATGAGGCTATTGGTGACAAAACGCTGCAGGCATTGATTTCCAGCCTGGATGATGATGCGACACTCTCTACTGAAGTGAAACCAGTCGAGTTGAAAACGCGATCGCACTCAGCACAGCGACATGACAGGCAATTGGCGGAAATTGAGAGACACAATCAGCGGTTGCTGCAACTGGCTTATGAGTCACGTATTGAATTCATGAAGAACCTCAAGACAGGCTCTTTAGAGGAATTTAACAAAACGGTTGAACCTTACCGGGACATCTTCAAGAAAGACGTTGTGGGCGAATTTGCTCTGAAACTGCTGCCCGCTAATGCCCGGACTCGCAAATATCAGGAAGGACCAAAGACCGTCAGCTATCAGGTGGAAATGGATGTGTTCCCTGATGTGACTGCTTATGGAATCCTCACACTTCCCAAAGATCTTAAGCTGGATGGTTCCGAGAAACGTCCGGTCGTCGTGACCCAGCATGGTCTGGAAGGACGACCTCGGCATACGGTGGGAGAAGAAAAGTATAGGGCTTACAAATCTTTCTCAACCCATCTGGCGGAACGGGGCTTTATTACGTTTGCTCCTCAGAACCCGTATATCCTGTTCGATCGTTTTCGGACCCTGCAGTTTAAGGCGCAGTCGATAGGTCGGACACTGTTCTCCATCGCGGTTCCGCAGCATCAGCAGATTACGGACTGGCTCAGGGCCCAGCCCTTCGTTGATGGCAGCCGGATCGGCTTTTATGGGATTTCCTATGGTGGAAAATCAGCCATGCGGATACCGCCTCTCGTTGATAATTATGCACTCTCGATCTGCTCAGCTGATTTTGGAGAATGGGTCTGGAAAAATGCTGCCACCGATCAACGGTCCCTGCGGTACAGCTATGTCAACAAAGGGGAGTATGAAATCTTCGAATGGAATCTGGGGAGGACCTTCAACTATGCGGAAATGGCAGCCTTGATCTGTCCTCGGCCTTTCATGGTTGAACGCGGTCACTTTGACGGAGTCGAACCAGATGACCGGGTCGCCCAGGAATATGCCAAGGTACGCTTCCTGTATCAGGCGCAATTGGGCATCGGTGATCGAACCACGATTGAATGGATCAAAGGTCCGCACGCGATCCACGAACAGGGCGCTTATGATTTCCTGCACCAGCATCTTGACTGGCCGGTTCCCGGAAAGTCTGAGTAA
- a CDS encoding WD40 repeat domain-containing protein — MKPQQTTEPLVATKPVIDYNVVDPVLTHQTAEFKHKFPLTSCKVDPTGTHLVAGAEDLEIQVWNLKTKDQRTLKGHTSWVRCFDFSRDGKTLYSACWGGEIKAWNLADAEPKPALSIQAHQGSARWVRISPDQTKLATCGNDLLVKVWNLSDGKLLHTFAGHERHVYAVDFHPDGQQLASQDLMGTIYVWDLKTGKKVRSIDAGVMTGYDKKFAADMGGARDFKFSLDGSELASAGITKVVNSFAGVQDPIIMLFDWKSGKAKAQLKPDKTFQGIAWGVRFHPENFLIGAGANRSGKGELWFRKPGEEEFFHTMKLSTAARGLDLFQDGRHLAVAHSDGAARVYRMTEKQPA; from the coding sequence ATGAAGCCGCAACAGACCACCGAACCACTTGTTGCCACCAAACCAGTTATTGACTACAACGTCGTCGATCCGGTGTTGACGCACCAGACGGCTGAGTTCAAGCATAAATTCCCACTAACCTCCTGCAAGGTCGATCCCACCGGAACACACCTGGTGGCGGGGGCTGAAGATCTGGAAATTCAGGTCTGGAATTTAAAGACCAAAGATCAGAGAACGCTCAAAGGACATACCAGTTGGGTGCGCTGTTTTGATTTTTCCCGAGATGGAAAAACTCTCTACTCGGCCTGTTGGGGAGGAGAGATTAAAGCCTGGAATCTGGCGGATGCAGAACCCAAACCAGCACTGAGCATACAGGCACATCAGGGCTCGGCTCGCTGGGTCCGGATATCGCCCGACCAGACCAAACTGGCAACGTGTGGAAATGATCTACTCGTGAAAGTCTGGAACCTCAGTGATGGCAAGCTGCTGCATACCTTTGCCGGACACGAACGACACGTCTATGCAGTCGATTTCCATCCGGATGGTCAACAGCTGGCCTCTCAGGATCTGATGGGCACCATTTACGTCTGGGATTTAAAGACCGGTAAGAAAGTCCGCAGTATCGATGCCGGCGTCATGACAGGATACGACAAGAAATTTGCCGCAGACATGGGCGGCGCCCGCGATTTCAAATTCAGTCTCGATGGTAGTGAACTGGCCAGTGCGGGGATTACGAAAGTTGTGAACTCCTTTGCAGGGGTCCAGGATCCCATCATCATGTTGTTTGACTGGAAGTCTGGTAAAGCCAAAGCACAGCTTAAGCCCGATAAAACATTCCAGGGAATCGCCTGGGGGGTACGTTTTCATCCGGAGAACTTCCTGATTGGCGCTGGTGCCAATCGGAGCGGTAAAGGCGAACTCTGGTTCAGAAAGCCGGGTGAAGAAGAGTTCTTCCACACCATGAAGCTTTCAACGGCAGCCCGGGGATTGGACCTGTTCCAGGATGGCAGGCACCTGGCTGTTGCCCACTCAGATGGGGCAGCACGCGTTTATCGCATGACCGAAAAACAACCTGCCTAG
- a CDS encoding peroxidase family protein, with translation MSDTTPEYASIDGTGNNIDNPELGSTRTQLIRLAEAAYGDGLSTPAGEDRPSAREISNVIAAAETSQTNARYLTDLFWVWGQFIDHDITLTEVAHDEYGDPLEAFPIEVPTGDPYFDPDGSGDDVISLNRSAFEEDENGVRQQINQITAFIDGSMIYGSDAELADQLRTFSGGQLKTSDGDLLPYGDNGFFLAGDIRANENVALTSMHTLWVREHNRAATELSLENPDLTDEELYQQARQIVIGELQAITFNEYLPALFGDGVISKYMGYDSSVDPSIANEFSNAAYRYGHTMLSSELLRLDANGDVAAEGNISLVNAFFNPGELEANGIDSLLRGASVNLAQEIDNQVVDDVRNFLFGPPGSGGFDLASLNIQRGRDHGLADYNATRVALGLEAVQSFSDISSDPEVAAKLEALYGTVDNIDLWVGGLAEDHLPGSSMGETFTSIIVDQFQRLRDGDRFWYQNIFSGDVLKEIHETTLADVIERNSEVSGLQDHVFFAPSVLQIDLADAGRKHVTIRERNGNLEVVDNKTQKVISSQSLEGIERLMLNSSRRESQQITIANLSSSLLPGGMVVESGRSQTDTLVVKGTNQSDSITVNASSLDISGLQIEYTGLERIVLQGMDANDTIAVAGGVEVDVSIIDHQDRDQHHERRGDQEHLMAKRDHQHPGQEPVRNVRGDSMEPGMIVLDQVFASSELDQILDQPTKRRRR, from the coding sequence ATGTCGGATACAACCCCCGAATATGCGTCGATCGACGGTACGGGTAATAATATCGACAACCCGGAACTGGGCAGTACCAGGACACAACTGATTCGACTGGCCGAAGCCGCTTACGGCGATGGTCTGTCAACTCCCGCGGGAGAAGACAGGCCGAGCGCTCGGGAAATCAGTAATGTGATCGCAGCGGCTGAAACTTCCCAGACAAATGCCCGTTATCTGACTGACCTCTTCTGGGTTTGGGGACAGTTTATTGATCACGATATCACTCTGACTGAAGTAGCTCATGATGAATATGGTGACCCGTTGGAAGCATTTCCAATCGAGGTTCCGACAGGTGACCCCTACTTTGATCCAGACGGCTCTGGAGATGATGTCATCAGCCTGAATCGGAGTGCCTTTGAAGAGGACGAAAACGGCGTACGTCAGCAAATCAATCAGATTACAGCTTTTATTGACGGGTCAATGATCTATGGGTCCGACGCAGAACTGGCGGACCAATTGAGGACTTTCAGTGGGGGGCAGCTGAAAACCAGTGATGGAGATCTATTGCCGTACGGAGATAATGGTTTCTTTCTGGCGGGTGATATTCGTGCTAATGAAAACGTGGCCCTGACATCAATGCATACTCTCTGGGTACGTGAACACAATCGAGCCGCAACTGAACTGTCGCTGGAAAATCCTGACCTGACCGATGAAGAACTGTATCAGCAGGCGCGGCAGATAGTAATCGGTGAATTGCAGGCGATCACGTTTAATGAGTATCTACCTGCTTTGTTCGGCGATGGTGTTATCAGTAAGTACATGGGATACGATTCCAGCGTCGATCCCAGTATCGCGAACGAGTTTTCCAATGCCGCCTACCGTTATGGTCACACGATGCTGTCGTCTGAACTGCTGCGGTTAGATGCAAATGGGGATGTTGCTGCCGAGGGAAATATCTCGCTGGTCAATGCCTTCTTTAACCCCGGAGAACTGGAAGCCAATGGGATTGATTCCCTGTTACGAGGCGCCTCAGTTAACCTGGCACAGGAAATTGATAATCAAGTCGTGGATGATGTGCGAAACTTTTTGTTTGGACCTCCCGGATCCGGCGGTTTCGATCTGGCATCGTTAAATATTCAGCGTGGGCGAGACCACGGGCTGGCTGACTATAACGCGACCAGGGTTGCTTTGGGCCTGGAAGCAGTGCAGAGTTTCTCAGATATCAGTTCAGATCCAGAAGTGGCAGCAAAACTGGAGGCCCTGTACGGTACGGTTGATAATATCGATCTCTGGGTCGGGGGACTGGCTGAAGATCATCTACCGGGTTCGAGTATGGGGGAGACGTTCACCTCTATCATCGTCGATCAGTTCCAGAGACTGCGGGACGGCGATCGTTTCTGGTATCAGAATATCTTTTCTGGTGATGTGCTGAAAGAAATACACGAGACGACACTCGCCGATGTGATCGAACGGAATTCGGAGGTGTCTGGTCTACAGGATCATGTGTTCTTCGCCCCCTCCGTTTTGCAGATTGACCTCGCAGATGCAGGCCGCAAGCATGTGACGATTCGTGAGCGAAACGGTAATCTGGAAGTGGTCGATAATAAAACTCAGAAGGTGATCAGCAGTCAGTCACTGGAAGGGATAGAACGATTAATGCTCAACAGCAGCCGTCGCGAATCGCAACAGATCACCATCGCTAATCTTTCAAGTTCTCTATTGCCGGGTGGAATGGTCGTGGAATCTGGTAGAAGCCAGACTGACACTTTAGTAGTGAAAGGAACAAATCAGAGTGATTCGATTACGGTGAATGCAAGTTCTCTAGACATTTCCGGTCTTCAGATTGAGTACACTGGACTGGAGCGCATTGTGCTTCAGGGAATGGACGCGAATGATACGATCGCGGTGGCCGGTGGAGTAGAAGTAGATGTCAGTATTATTGATCACCAGGATCGCGATCAACATCATGAGAGAAGAGGAGATCAGGAGCATCTCATGGCGAAGCGAGACCATCAACATCCCGGACAGGAGCCCGTTCGAAACGTAAGGGGGGATTCAATGGAACCAGGTATGATTGTGCTTGATCAGGTATTTGCTTCCAGTGAGCTGGACCAGATTCTGGACCAGCCAACCAAAAGACGCAGACGTTAA
- a CDS encoding CehA/McbA family metallohydrolase, which yields MDLSRHKPFILLTVCITAIFTSELLSAEPPLVIDAKSHQVEGKKVYETAFSAHANPTEFTLLFDLKLQKQSSGRYWNVFINDQDLGRLEANTRQIDADKKADGFQRVGYTVPAEVLKTGENTLKITGKGQPAVLRNFVLDPRPLKQALQLGAVNVKVQTPEGQPVPARLTIVNASGELSHLYNASQPTTAVRPGILYTLGTGDTFELPPGKYTLYATRGMEWGYDKQSIVVNYDQPQSHTMVISREVDTTGFIACDSHIHTLPGSGHGNATFEERMITIAGEGIEVAVATDHNHISDYRPFQKSTGTQSHFHAISGDEVTTRNGHFTAFPFDPDKAVPGGVKGRNPLFLENDNWSELIADMRLKGAEVIILNHPYWPSIPDGPFGRFRFNRRTGNRGEGPEFNFNGYEVVQPANKIPDFFYALEDWMSLLNRGSKLTAVGATDSHTVNDPVGQARTYLKSTTDKVSEIVPREVYDAFTQGRAVASAGIFADLKLQGQYQMGDLVPVNAIHADKKTGSKLTATLRVASPSWVQPREAMIYVNGKQVAHQTIKAKSNQPTDQMLTFSLEQPPHDAYVVAFVLGDGITLPGWTTYGKASQAITNPIFLDVDGDGKYSAPRETAQRLIAKSQKEDGSFSPAQRKALLDSSAVKADAAVLLHVEDLLNQATTNDKNE from the coding sequence ATGGACCTCTCCCGTCATAAACCATTCATTCTATTGACCGTCTGCATCACTGCCATTTTTACCAGCGAACTCCTCTCCGCTGAACCGCCTCTAGTCATTGATGCCAAGTCGCATCAGGTTGAGGGGAAAAAGGTTTATGAGACAGCTTTCTCTGCTCACGCCAATCCGACTGAATTTACTTTGCTGTTCGATCTGAAGCTACAGAAACAAAGCTCCGGTAGATACTGGAACGTCTTCATCAACGACCAGGACCTGGGGCGCCTTGAAGCAAACACCCGCCAGATTGACGCTGATAAAAAGGCAGACGGTTTTCAGCGGGTCGGCTATACGGTTCCAGCAGAGGTTCTGAAAACGGGTGAAAACACCCTGAAAATTACCGGCAAAGGCCAACCTGCCGTTTTACGAAACTTCGTTTTGGATCCACGTCCTCTGAAGCAGGCGTTGCAACTGGGAGCCGTGAACGTAAAGGTCCAGACACCGGAAGGTCAGCCTGTCCCCGCACGGCTGACAATTGTGAATGCATCTGGTGAACTGTCCCACCTCTATAATGCCAGTCAGCCGACGACTGCGGTCCGTCCCGGGATTCTTTATACCCTGGGCACTGGGGATACATTTGAGTTACCCCCGGGAAAGTATACGCTGTACGCCACGCGAGGCATGGAATGGGGATACGATAAACAGTCGATCGTCGTAAATTACGATCAGCCCCAGTCACATACTATGGTCATTTCACGTGAAGTAGACACCACTGGATTTATTGCCTGTGACAGCCATATCCATACCTTACCCGGCAGCGGTCACGGTAATGCCACATTCGAAGAACGCATGATCACAATTGCCGGCGAAGGAATCGAAGTCGCTGTGGCCACCGATCACAATCATATTTCGGACTACCGCCCGTTTCAGAAATCAACGGGAACGCAGTCTCACTTCCATGCGATTTCGGGTGATGAAGTCACAACCCGCAATGGACATTTTACAGCATTTCCCTTTGATCCGGACAAGGCCGTCCCCGGTGGCGTCAAGGGACGTAATCCCCTGTTTCTGGAGAATGATAACTGGAGTGAGCTGATCGCCGACATGCGTCTCAAAGGAGCCGAGGTGATTATCCTGAATCATCCATACTGGCCCAGTATTCCGGATGGTCCATTCGGTCGGTTTCGTTTCAATCGACGCACGGGGAACCGGGGTGAGGGACCTGAATTCAACTTCAACGGTTATGAAGTTGTTCAGCCTGCAAATAAAATCCCCGATTTTTTCTATGCCCTGGAAGACTGGATGTCGCTGTTGAACCGTGGTTCCAAACTGACTGCTGTCGGCGCAACGGATTCCCACACTGTGAATGATCCGGTGGGACAGGCTCGGACATACCTGAAAAGTACAACTGACAAAGTCTCTGAGATCGTTCCCCGAGAGGTGTATGATGCTTTCACACAGGGGCGGGCCGTGGCATCAGCAGGTATCTTTGCAGACCTGAAACTGCAGGGACAGTATCAGATGGGAGACCTGGTACCTGTGAATGCCATCCACGCTGATAAAAAAACAGGTTCAAAGCTGACCGCAACGTTACGAGTCGCTTCCCCATCGTGGGTTCAGCCGCGCGAAGCAATGATCTATGTGAATGGAAAACAGGTTGCTCACCAGACCATCAAGGCGAAATCAAACCAGCCTACTGATCAGATGCTCACATTTTCACTGGAACAGCCTCCTCACGACGCCTATGTCGTTGCGTTTGTACTGGGAGATGGCATTACCCTGCCCGGCTGGACAACTTATGGCAAGGCTTCTCAGGCAATCACCAATCCCATTTTCCTGGATGTGGACGGCGATGGAAAATACAGCGCACCACGCGAGACGGCCCAAAGACTGATAGCGAAATCTCAAAAAGAGGACGGTTCCTTCTCTCCGGCTCAACGAAAAGCGCTGCTTGATTCATCTGCGGTTAAGGCTGATGCAGCCGTCCTGCTGCATGTCGAGGACCTGCTCAATCAAGCGACAACCAACGATAAAAATGAATAA
- the zigA gene encoding zinc metallochaperone GTPase ZigA, whose amino-acid sequence MFQSSENVPRKLPVTVLSGFLGAGKTTLLNHVLANRAGLKVAVIVNDMSEINIDAALVREGNQALSRTEEKLVEMSNGCICCTLREDLMVEVSRLAQEQRFDYLLIESTGISEPMPVAETFTFADEEGRSLSNFAQLDTLVTVIDAANFQRDYQSHEDLVDRELGLSEDDRRNIVDLLIDQIKFANIILINKADLVSRQELEQLHSVIQHLNPKAQILESSFGKVDLKQVLGTGLFDMDSASTHTGWLETPRSEIHSEVDEYGVQSFTYQARRPFHPERLWRALDRDDSWLEHVLRSKGFAWLASQHNIANLWSHAGISMRFDPAGYWWAATKPEEWNIDQNQQREILSRYEGQYGDRRQELVFIGRDMDETLIRKILDRCLLQDSEWIDGPEVWSTYPDPFQVTEENSIASHE is encoded by the coding sequence ATGTTTCAAAGTTCCGAAAACGTTCCGCGCAAACTACCCGTGACCGTGCTCTCCGGTTTCCTGGGAGCGGGAAAAACCACACTACTCAATCACGTTCTGGCCAATCGGGCCGGGCTGAAAGTGGCTGTGATCGTCAACGACATGAGTGAGATCAATATCGACGCCGCATTGGTGAGAGAAGGAAATCAGGCGTTAAGCCGTACGGAAGAAAAGCTGGTGGAAATGTCCAATGGCTGTATCTGCTGCACCCTCAGAGAAGATCTGATGGTGGAAGTCAGTCGCCTGGCTCAGGAACAGCGGTTCGATTATCTACTGATAGAATCGACGGGCATTTCAGAACCGATGCCTGTCGCCGAGACCTTCACGTTTGCAGATGAAGAGGGTAGAAGCCTCTCGAATTTCGCACAGTTGGATACTCTTGTCACCGTCATTGATGCTGCTAATTTTCAGCGTGACTATCAGTCCCACGAAGATCTGGTTGATCGGGAGTTGGGACTGAGCGAAGACGATCGACGGAACATTGTGGACCTGCTCATCGATCAGATCAAATTTGCGAATATCATTCTGATCAATAAAGCAGACCTTGTCAGCAGGCAGGAACTCGAACAACTGCATTCTGTTATTCAGCATCTGAATCCCAAGGCTCAAATTCTCGAGTCCTCATTCGGAAAAGTCGATTTAAAACAAGTGCTCGGAACAGGCCTGTTTGACATGGATTCGGCTTCGACCCATACCGGCTGGCTCGAAACACCGAGGAGTGAAATTCATTCGGAAGTCGACGAATATGGAGTGCAGAGTTTCACTTACCAGGCCCGTCGCCCCTTTCATCCGGAACGTCTCTGGCGGGCACTGGACAGAGACGATTCCTGGCTGGAACATGTTCTCCGTAGTAAAGGCTTCGCCTGGCTCGCTTCACAACATAATATTGCCAATCTCTGGTCACACGCCGGTATCTCCATGCGATTTGATCCCGCTGGTTACTGGTGGGCTGCCACAAAGCCTGAGGAGTGGAATATTGATCAGAACCAGCAGAGGGAGATTCTGTCCCGATATGAGGGACAGTACGGGGACCGTCGTCAGGAACTGGTCTTTATTGGTCGTGACATGGATGAGACCTTGATTCGTAAAATCCTGGACCGTTGCCTGCTTCAGGACTCTGAATGGATCGATGGTCCCGAAGTCTGGTCGACCTATCCCGATCCATTTCAAGTGACTGAGGAGAATTCGATAGCGTCACATGAATAA
- a CDS encoding permease: MIQYYLWGFALRFVQCLLEAAPFILAGLFTAAIFQRFFGSVETRRLFGEGTRSSLFRAWVIGMLLPVCSLGVIPVARELKKAGLAGGTIIAFAMSAPLFNPLSLLYGLTLSEPVTILTFALFSLVIVTLVGSIWDRLFPEKTEQPADDQAIPYGLKRVLSVGYSAAKEASGASLVYILIGLSGVALLGAFLPQASLQRSVNYDNSYAPLLMTGVAIPVYATPMLAMSQLGSMFQHANSVGAAFILLVLGAGVNLGLVAWIVRNYNWKKTIVWFALLLLVIVGLAYGVEKPLFPTNIEPADHTHAFDIYCQPFSPGTTSFYQTAKQKLEHVIDPYEIYSTGILGGVILIGLLLRLVDRRGRIEDWLKKVEPVKSGKYDIVLPGPVLGILILVGLIVASGVGCFSYYPSPDVVCEEMTIAKTEALSGALSGNVSHSKYWIDIYDDWTRKLEVGVYLRNLNLSEYHHWKAQLLREKLELLAHEIEDEEHEEIRRLVADIQHTHRRMVDAYLKDMN; the protein is encoded by the coding sequence ATGATTCAATACTATCTCTGGGGCTTCGCTCTCCGCTTCGTACAGTGCCTGCTGGAAGCCGCTCCCTTCATTCTGGCAGGCTTGTTTACTGCAGCGATCTTTCAACGATTCTTTGGTTCCGTAGAAACCAGAAGGCTGTTTGGTGAAGGCACCCGATCCTCTCTGTTCCGGGCCTGGGTGATCGGGATGCTGCTCCCGGTCTGTTCGCTGGGCGTCATCCCAGTTGCCCGAGAGTTAAAGAAAGCAGGACTGGCAGGAGGCACGATTATTGCTTTCGCCATGTCTGCCCCGCTGTTTAATCCGCTTTCGCTGCTCTACGGACTGACCCTTTCCGAGCCGGTCACGATCCTGACCTTCGCACTCTTCTCGCTGGTCATCGTCACCTTGGTGGGATCCATCTGGGATCGGCTATTCCCCGAGAAAACAGAACAGCCTGCCGATGACCAGGCAATCCCCTACGGATTGAAACGCGTTTTATCTGTCGGTTACAGTGCGGCGAAAGAAGCATCAGGGGCCAGCCTGGTATATATCCTGATTGGCCTCTCTGGGGTCGCTCTACTGGGAGCATTTCTGCCACAAGCCAGTCTGCAGAGGTCCGTCAATTACGATAATTCATACGCCCCCCTGCTGATGACCGGTGTAGCGATTCCCGTCTATGCGACTCCCATGTTGGCGATGTCTCAGTTGGGATCAATGTTTCAGCATGCCAACTCGGTCGGTGCCGCCTTCATCCTGCTGGTACTCGGTGCGGGTGTGAATCTGGGCCTGGTGGCCTGGATCGTTCGCAATTACAACTGGAAAAAAACGATTGTCTGGTTTGCCCTCCTGCTGCTGGTCATCGTCGGACTGGCCTATGGAGTGGAGAAACCGCTCTTTCCGACCAATATTGAACCGGCAGATCACACGCATGCGTTCGATATTTATTGTCAGCCTTTCAGCCCGGGAACGACCAGCTTCTATCAAACAGCGAAACAGAAGTTGGAGCATGTGATTGATCCCTATGAGATCTATTCAACAGGCATTCTGGGGGGCGTGATCCTGATCGGTTTGCTTCTGAGGTTAGTGGACCGCCGTGGACGAATCGAAGACTGGCTGAAAAAAGTCGAACCAGTGAAGTCCGGAAAATATGACATTGTGCTTCCCGGCCCAGTTCTGGGGATATTGATTCTGGTCGGACTGATCGTTGCCAGTGGTGTCGGCTGTTTTTCTTATTACCCCTCGCCGGATGTGGTATGCGAAGAGATGACGATTGCCAAGACGGAAGCGCTTTCCGGCGCCCTCTCCGGAAACGTCTCGCACTCGAAATACTGGATTGACATCTATGATGACTGGACCCGCAAACTGGAAGTCGGCGTCTATTTACGAAACCTGAATCTCAGTGAATACCATCACTGGAAGGCTCAGTTGCTGCGGGAAAAGCTGGAACTGCTGGCCCACGAGATTGAGGACGAAGAACATGAAGAGATACGTCGTCTGGTCGCGGATATACAACATACACATCGCCGCATGGTGGACGCTTACCTCAAGGACATGAACTAA